A window of Haliscomenobacter hydrossis DSM 1100 contains these coding sequences:
- the uvrB gene encoding excinuclease ABC subunit UvrB, whose translation MSFQLVSKYSPTGDQPLAIAKLTDSLNAGERTQVLLGVTGSGKTFTIANVIANVNRPTLVLTHNKTLTAQLYGELQEFFPDNAVEYFVSYYDYYQPEAYLSVSDTYIEKDLLINEQVDKLRLRATSNLLSGRRDIIIVASVSCIYGMGNPEDYKSGIIRIQKGQVISRNAFLYKLVESLYSRTEIEFKRATFRVRGDTVDINLPYVDYGYRIKFFGDEIDEIEMIEIETGKRIDRMNDAAIFPANLYIAPKDRQNMIIRQIEDELHDQEKYFEREGRLLEAKRIHERTLFDLEMIKELGYCNGVENYSRFFDGRMVGTRPFCLLDYFPEDYLLVIDESHVTIPQIRGMYGGDRARKLSLVEHGFRLPSAMDNRPLNFTEFEGMFSQVIFVSATPGDYEFEQTGGVVVEQLIRPTGLLDPPIEVRPSLNQIDDLLEEIQQRIAREERVLVTTLTKRMAEELTKYLAKLNIKIRYIHSEVDTMERVEILRDLRLGGFDVLVGVNLLREGLDLPEVSLVAILDADKEGFLRNDRSLTQTAGRAARNSNGLVIFYADKITDSMQRTIDETERRRVIQMAYNEERGITPKTVFKSKEEILNQRSILDVRGKTSQAYIEPENITIAADPLVSYMTRDQLEKLASETERKMKQAAKELDFITAAQMRDELFAFREKLKTV comes from the coding sequence ATGTCATTCCAACTCGTTTCCAAATATTCTCCCACCGGTGACCAACCCCTGGCCATTGCCAAATTAACCGACAGTTTAAATGCTGGTGAGCGCACCCAGGTATTGTTGGGCGTAACGGGCTCCGGTAAAACCTTTACCATTGCCAATGTCATTGCCAATGTGAACCGGCCTACGCTGGTGCTGACCCACAACAAAACCCTGACCGCGCAGTTATACGGCGAACTACAAGAGTTTTTCCCGGATAACGCCGTAGAGTATTTTGTTTCCTACTACGATTATTACCAACCCGAAGCTTACCTCTCGGTAAGTGATACCTATATCGAAAAGGATTTGTTGATCAATGAGCAGGTGGACAAGCTGCGTTTGCGGGCCACTTCCAACTTGCTCTCCGGTCGGCGGGACATCATCATCGTGGCATCGGTGTCCTGTATTTACGGGATGGGTAACCCTGAGGATTACAAATCCGGGATCATTCGTATTCAAAAAGGGCAGGTGATTTCCCGCAATGCCTTTTTGTACAAACTGGTGGAAAGTCTGTATTCGCGCACCGAGATCGAATTCAAAAGGGCGACCTTTCGGGTTCGTGGGGATACCGTCGATATCAACTTGCCCTATGTAGACTACGGCTACAGGATTAAATTTTTTGGCGATGAAATCGATGAAATCGAAATGATTGAAATCGAAACTGGCAAGCGGATTGACCGCATGAACGATGCGGCCATTTTTCCAGCCAATCTATACATTGCCCCCAAGGACCGCCAAAACATGATCATCCGCCAGATTGAAGATGAACTGCACGATCAGGAAAAATATTTTGAACGCGAAGGCCGCTTACTCGAAGCCAAACGTATCCACGAACGCACGCTTTTTGACCTGGAAATGATCAAGGAGTTGGGCTACTGCAATGGAGTAGAAAACTACTCGCGTTTTTTTGACGGGCGTATGGTGGGCACTCGGCCGTTTTGCCTGCTGGATTATTTCCCCGAGGATTACCTGTTGGTGATAGACGAAAGCCACGTGACCATCCCCCAAATCCGCGGGATGTACGGTGGTGACCGCGCCCGCAAACTCAGCCTGGTGGAACACGGGTTTCGTTTGCCTTCGGCAATGGACAATCGCCCCCTCAATTTTACGGAATTTGAAGGAATGTTCAGTCAAGTCATCTTCGTCAGTGCCACCCCTGGCGATTACGAATTTGAACAAACCGGCGGAGTTGTGGTCGAACAATTGATCCGCCCTACCGGGCTCTTGGACCCACCGATTGAAGTGCGCCCCAGTCTCAATCAAATTGATGATTTATTGGAAGAAATCCAACAGCGCATCGCAAGAGAAGAACGGGTTTTGGTGACAACGCTCACCAAAAGGATGGCGGAAGAGTTGACCAAATACCTCGCCAAACTGAACATCAAAATACGCTACATCCACTCCGAAGTAGATACCATGGAGCGGGTTGAAATTCTACGGGACCTGCGCTTGGGGGGATTTGATGTGCTGGTTGGGGTGAACCTTTTGCGCGAAGGGCTGGATTTACCCGAGGTATCTCTGGTCGCAATATTAGATGCGGACAAAGAGGGTTTTTTGCGCAATGACCGCTCCTTGACCCAAACGGCGGGTCGGGCAGCACGCAACTCCAATGGCTTGGTTATTTTTTATGCCGACAAAATCACCGACTCAATGCAGCGTACCATTGACGAAACCGAGCGGCGTCGAGTCATCCAAATGGCCTACAACGAAGAGCGGGGCATTACGCCCAAAACAGTGTTTAAGTCGAAAGAAGAAATCCTTAACCAGCGCTCGATCCTGGATGTACGGGGCAAAACCAGCCAGGCGTACATTGAACCAGAAAATATAACCATAGCCGCTGATCCATTGGTGAGTTACATGACCCGCGACCAGTTGGAAAAACTGGCCAGTGAAACCGAACGCAAGATGAAGCAAGCCGCCAAAGAGTTGGATTTCATCACGGCGGCGCAAATGCGGGATGAGTTGTTTGCCTTTCGGGAAAAATTAAAAACGGTGTAG